The window TCGCAAATTTTGAAATTCGCGGCGTTTTCGATGATTTTCTTTGCGCGTTCGGCCCGTTCGGCCAAGTGCTGCTCGTCTGCCATTGTGATGGCAGACATACGCCAAACAATTGCTAAACTCAAGGTTTCCTTGGAGTTGCAGATGTATCACCCCCCGATATAGTGCGGCCCATGAAGCATCTCGCCGCTATTCTTTCGATCCTGGCGCTCCTGGCCGGTCCGCTCCTGGCCTCCGATATCAGTCTGCAAGATCTCAAGAAGGCGATTGATTCCAAGACTGTTACGCTGATCGACGTCAATGGTACCGAAAGCTATAACTCGAGACACATCCCGGGTGCGGTGGACTTTTTCGCCTACCAGAAAGATCTCGCGGACAAGCTCCCTGCGGACAAAAACACTCTGATCGTAGCCTACTGCTATAGCCCTCAATGTCCTGCCTA of the Terrimicrobium sacchariphilum genome contains:
- a CDS encoding rhodanese-like domain-containing protein; this translates as MKHLAAILSILALLAGPLLASDISLQDLKKAIDSKTVTLIDVNGTESYNSRHIPGAVDFFAYQKDLADKLPADKNTLIVAYCYSPQCPAYKLAVDATEKLGYTNVKHFAPGISGWVNAGEPTQKGN